In one Sulfuricella sp. genomic region, the following are encoded:
- the wrbA gene encoding NAD(P)H:quinone oxidoreductase, whose product MNEILVLYYSLHGSVKEMAQLIARGVEQVPGATARIRTVPRVSTVCEAVEDAIPDSGAPYAELKDLEECAGLALGSPTRFGNMAAPMKHFWDGTTPLWLKGALIGKPAALFTSTASMHGGQESTLFSMMVPLLHHGMLIAGLPYSNPELSATTSGGTPYGASHVAGVDGNKPFTEEERKLCLALGKRLAETALKLSRPL is encoded by the coding sequence ATGAATGAAATTCTGGTGCTGTATTACAGTCTGCACGGTTCGGTGAAAGAAATGGCGCAACTGATCGCGCGCGGAGTGGAGCAGGTGCCCGGCGCCACGGCGCGCATTCGCACCGTGCCTCGTGTATCCACGGTATGCGAAGCGGTGGAGGATGCCATCCCGGATTCCGGCGCGCCTTACGCAGAACTGAAAGACCTGGAGGAATGCGCCGGCCTTGCGTTGGGCAGCCCTACCCGTTTCGGCAACATGGCAGCGCCAATGAAACATTTCTGGGACGGCACCACGCCGCTGTGGCTGAAAGGCGCCCTGATCGGCAAGCCTGCTGCACTGTTCACCTCGACCGCCAGCATGCACGGGGGGCAGGAAAGCACGCTCTTCTCGATGATGGTGCCGCTGCTGCACCACGGCATGCTGATTGCCGGTCTGCCCTACTCCAACCCGGAGCTGAGCGCCACCACTTCCGGTGGCACCCCCTATGGTGCAAGCCATGTCGCTGGCGTGGATGGCAACAAACCATTCACTGAGGAAGAGCGCAAATTGTGCCTTGCTCTCGGCAAGCGGCTGGCAGAAACGGCACTGAAATTGTCGCGTCCGCTCTGA
- a CDS encoding DUF2069 domain-containing protein has protein sequence MKTALHYSAIVSLIALIMLCLAWEGWLAPLRPGGTLLVIKAAPLLLPLFGILRGKVYTYQWASMLILLYLTEGAVRAWSDQGLSAVLGGIEIFLGSVFYLSAIFYARLSKTHGGGPVSEAHHK, from the coding sequence ATGAAAACCGCGCTTCACTACTCCGCTATCGTCAGCCTGATCGCATTGATCATGCTATGCCTCGCCTGGGAAGGCTGGCTCGCGCCGCTGCGACCCGGCGGAACCCTGCTGGTGATCAAGGCGGCACCGCTCCTGCTGCCCCTGTTCGGCATCCTGCGCGGCAAGGTTTATACCTACCAGTGGGCCTCGATGCTGATCCTGCTTTATCTCACCGAGGGGGCGGTGCGCGCCTGGTCAGATCAAGGCCTGAGCGCGGTGCTGGGCGGGATTGAAATCTTTCTGGGCAGCGTGTTTTATCTGAGTGCGATTTTTTACGCCCGGCTCAGCAAAACTCACGGCGGCGGCCCGGTAAGCGAGGCACACCACAAATAA
- a CDS encoding anaerobic ribonucleoside-triphosphate reductase activating protein, producing the protein MNSTNASISVNPAQISPTDKAPQDGTACSSPPCGREPGERGAEALQVGGLTPLTTTDYPGQLAAVVFCQGCPWRCGYCHNPHLIPRTGETGGWLDVVSFLRRRQGLLDAVVFSGGEPTLQSGLPEACAAVREMGFKVGLHTAGPYPERLGAVLPLLDWVGMDIKAPFSVYDQITQVPGSAARARESLHLLLGSGVEHEIRTTLHTGLLRHDQVLELAHELAGAGVRNFVLQIFRTQGCAEPLLCRGDGGNFAWDTLRAEIQPMFQRFSIRGA; encoded by the coding sequence GTGAATTCCACGAACGCCAGTATTTCTGTGAATCCCGCGCAAATCTCGCCAACTGATAAAGCGCCGCAAGACGGCACTGCGTGCTCTTCTCCCCCTTGCGGGAGAGAGCCGGGGGAGAGGGGGGCTGAAGCCCTGCAAGTTGGCGGCCTGACGCCGCTCACTACGACCGACTATCCCGGGCAGCTTGCGGCGGTTGTTTTTTGCCAGGGCTGCCCTTGGCGTTGCGGCTATTGCCACAACCCCCATCTTATTCCACGCACCGGCGAGACAGGGGGATGGCTTGACGTCGTGTCCTTTCTGCGCAGGCGGCAGGGACTGCTGGATGCGGTGGTGTTTTCCGGCGGTGAGCCGACGCTGCAGTCCGGCTTGCCTGAAGCTTGCGCGGCTGTCCGGGAAATGGGTTTCAAGGTTGGGCTTCATACGGCCGGCCCCTATCCGGAGCGCCTGGGAGCCGTTCTGCCCCTGCTCGACTGGGTAGGGATGGATATCAAGGCGCCATTTTCGGTTTATGACCAGATCACCCAAGTGCCGGGAAGCGCTGCCCGCGCGCGCGAAAGCCTGCATCTGTTGCTCGGGAGCGGGGTCGAACATGAAATTCGTACTACCCTGCACACCGGTTTGCTGCGTCATGACCAGGTGCTGGAGCTGGCTCATGAACTGGCCGGGGCCGGCGTGCGGAATTTCGTTCTGCAGATATTTCGAACCCAGGGATGTGCCGAACCGCTTCTGTGCCGGGGTGATGGCGGGAATTTCGCATGGGATACATTACGCGCAGAGATTCAGCCCATGTTTCAGCGCTTTTCTATTCGAGGTGCTTGA
- a CDS encoding Crp/Fnr family transcriptional regulator → MNNQIKIPAILANIPLFREMSPAEVERIAQGAREQHLARGDMLFQRGTPSTGFYVVVYGQVKLALSSPQGVEKVVELFGPGQSFGEAVMFMGKPYPVYAQTLADSLLLHISKAVVFEGIDNDPAFCRKMLAGLSIRLHRMIHYVESFSLRSSEQRVIGYLLQDLEEIREGKDIHIALPANKNVIASNLNITPETFSRILHHLAEAGLIEVKGKDVCIRDVAKLRAYDE, encoded by the coding sequence TTGAATAACCAAATCAAAATCCCTGCCATCCTGGCGAATATCCCCCTGTTCCGGGAGATGTCGCCCGCCGAGGTCGAGCGTATTGCCCAGGGAGCACGGGAGCAGCATTTGGCGCGCGGCGATATGCTGTTTCAGCGCGGCACGCCATCGACGGGCTTTTATGTGGTGGTTTACGGCCAGGTCAAACTGGCGCTCTCTTCGCCCCAGGGGGTGGAGAAGGTGGTGGAATTGTTCGGCCCCGGGCAAAGTTTCGGCGAGGCTGTCATGTTCATGGGCAAACCTTATCCGGTCTATGCCCAGACCCTGGCGGATTCGCTGTTGCTGCACATTTCCAAGGCCGTGGTATTCGAAGGTATCGATAACGACCCGGCCTTCTGCCGCAAGATGCTGGCTGGCCTGTCGATCCGCCTGCACCGCATGATTCATTATGTGGAGTCATTTTCCCTGCGCTCCTCCGAGCAGCGCGTGATTGGTTACCTGTTGCAGGATCTCGAGGAGATACGGGAAGGAAAGGACATTCATATTGCCCTGCCCGCCAACAAGAACGTGATTGCCTCGAACCTCAATATCACGCCCGAAACCTTTTCCCGTATCCTGCACCATCTGGCTGAAGCCGGGTTGATCGAGGTCAAGGGCAAGGACGTGTGCATCAGGGATGTGGCGAAACTGCGCGCTTATGACGAGTAA
- the nrdD gene encoding anaerobic ribonucleoside-triphosphate reductase, with the protein MTDLSQQTNLKPELALKDEERQPCEVWTRVMGYHRPMASFNVGKKGEFHERQYFCESRANLAN; encoded by the coding sequence ATGACCGATCTGTCCCAGCAAACCAACCTCAAACCCGAACTCGCCCTCAAGGATGAAGAGCGCCAGCCTTGCGAAGTCTGGACGCGAGTGATGGGCTACCATCGCCCGATGGCCTCTTTTAACGTGGGTAAAAAGGGTGAATTCCACGAACGCCAGTATTTCTGTGAATCCCGCGCAAATCTCGCCAACTGA
- a CDS encoding 2-isopropylmalate synthase → MKDKLIIFDTTLRDGEQSPGASMTREEKVRIARQLERMRVDVIEAGFPAASNGDFESVKAVADAIKDSTVCGLARALERDIDRAGEALKGAKSGRIHTFIATSPIHMEKKLRMSPDQVVEQAVKAVKWARKWTDNVEFSPEDAGRSDPDFLCRVLEAVIDAGAGTLNIPDTVGYNMPHQFGALIASLRERIPNADKAVFSVHCHNDLGLAVANSLSAVLNGARQVECTINGLGERAGNASLEEIVMAVRTRQDVFNCDTQIDTTQIVPASRLVASVTGFAVQPNKAIVGANAFAHESGIHQDGVLKHRETYEIMRAEDVGWSANKMVMGKHSGRNAFKTRLAELGIELDSEEALNGAFARFKELADKKHEIFDEDLQALVSDEAAALEQEHFKLVSLKVCSETGETPHATVVVAVNGAEIQAEADGGGPVDAAFKAIDSIIKSGAELQLYSVNNITSGTDAQGEVTVRLSRGGRIVNGQGSDTDIVIASAKSYLHALNKLHSKLERAHPQV, encoded by the coding sequence ATGAAAGACAAATTGATCATATTCGACACCACCTTGCGTGATGGTGAGCAGAGTCCCGGCGCGTCCATGACGCGCGAAGAAAAGGTGCGCATCGCGCGGCAACTGGAGCGCATGCGGGTGGATGTCATCGAGGCCGGCTTCCCGGCAGCATCCAACGGCGATTTCGAGTCGGTCAAAGCGGTGGCCGACGCCATCAAGGACAGCACGGTGTGCGGTTTGGCACGCGCTCTGGAGCGTGATATCGACCGTGCCGGCGAGGCTTTGAAAGGCGCAAAATCCGGCCGCATCCATACCTTTATCGCGACTTCGCCCATCCACATGGAAAAGAAATTGCGCATGAGCCCCGACCAGGTGGTCGAGCAGGCGGTCAAGGCGGTGAAATGGGCGCGCAAGTGGACCGACAACGTCGAATTCTCCCCCGAGGACGCAGGCCGTTCCGACCCGGATTTTCTTTGCCGCGTGCTCGAAGCGGTAATCGATGCGGGAGCCGGCACCCTCAATATTCCCGATACCGTGGGCTACAACATGCCGCACCAGTTTGGCGCCCTGATTGCCAGCTTGCGTGAACGCATTCCCAATGCGGACAAGGCCGTTTTTTCGGTGCATTGCCACAACGACCTCGGCCTGGCCGTGGCCAATTCTCTTTCGGCCGTGCTCAACGGCGCACGCCAGGTGGAATGCACCATCAATGGCCTGGGTGAGCGCGCGGGCAATGCCTCTCTGGAGGAAATCGTGATGGCGGTGCGCACGCGCCAGGACGTGTTCAACTGCGATACCCAGATCGACACCACCCAGATCGTGCCCGCCAGCCGCCTGGTGGCGAGCGTGACCGGCTTCGCGGTGCAGCCCAACAAGGCCATCGTCGGCGCCAACGCTTTTGCGCACGAGTCCGGGATTCACCAGGACGGCGTGCTCAAACATCGCGAAACCTACGAAATCATGCGCGCCGAGGACGTGGGCTGGAGCGCCAACAAGATGGTGATGGGCAAGCATTCCGGCCGCAACGCCTTCAAGACCCGTTTGGCCGAGCTGGGCATCGAGCTGGATTCGGAAGAGGCGCTTAATGGCGCATTTGCCCGTTTCAAGGAACTGGCGGACAAGAAGCACGAAATATTCGACGAGGATTTGCAGGCGCTGGTGAGCGACGAAGCCGCCGCGCTGGAGCAGGAACACTTCAAGCTGGTGTCCTTGAAAGTGTGCTCGGAAACTGGCGAAACACCTCACGCCACGGTGGTGGTTGCCGTGAACGGGGCGGAAATACAGGCTGAAGCGGATGGCGGCGGGCCGGTGGATGCGGCCTTCAAGGCGATTGACTCGATCATCAAGAGCGGTGCCGAGCTACAGCTGTATTCGGTGAACAACATCACCAGCGGCACCGATGCGCAGGGTGAAGTGACCGTCCGGCTGTCCAGGGGCGGGCGCATCGTCAATGGCCAGGGTTCGGATACCGATATCGTGATTGCCTCGGCCAAGTCTTACCTGCACGCCCTCAACAAGCTGCACAGCAAGCTTGAGCGGGCGCACCCGCAGGTTTGA
- a CDS encoding YihY family inner membrane protein, whose product MSRPIREFLGFMRFLVQRFDEDRCIQIASSLTYTTLLSLVPLMVIAFTVISAFPVFSGLMVQLKIFLLTNMVPEVAGKIITVYMQEFSEKAARLTAVGVAALAVTALMLMQTIEHAFNLIWRVTTRRRLLQRVLTYWAVLTLGPLLLGASLSLTSYLVSYSLGYVEFIPSLGVGVLKVVPLVITSLAFSLLYFAVPNRYVPFRHALAGGVAAGLGLGLMSKGFTAYILHFSGYTLVYGAFASLPVFLLWVYLSWLVVVSGAVLAASLPYWQGGMWQVERTAGRRYFDALRILQALCHAQHRGEILNLAALQRETRVALEELENILLRLLDARWVARTAGQRWLLSAHPGDIAVREVFRRFVFKPDDDLPAESDANLAALSGRTAASLELALAGSLEDLCATSAVQEKM is encoded by the coding sequence ATGTCCCGCCCAATTCGCGAATTCCTCGGTTTCATGCGTTTTCTGGTGCAGCGCTTCGACGAAGATCGCTGCATACAGATTGCTTCCAGCCTGACATACACCACGCTGCTGTCGCTGGTGCCGTTGATGGTCATTGCGTTTACCGTGATTTCGGCGTTTCCGGTGTTTTCCGGGCTGATGGTGCAACTCAAGATTTTCCTGCTCACCAATATGGTGCCTGAAGTGGCGGGCAAGATCATCACGGTTTACATGCAGGAATTTTCCGAGAAGGCGGCGCGCCTGACCGCCGTGGGCGTCGCGGCCCTGGCGGTGACCGCCCTGATGTTGATGCAGACCATCGAGCATGCGTTTAACCTGATCTGGCGCGTGACAACGCGGCGCCGTCTGCTGCAGCGCGTGCTGACCTATTGGGCGGTACTGACCTTGGGGCCTTTGCTGCTTGGCGCCAGTCTTTCGCTGACTTCCTATCTGGTGAGTTATTCGCTGGGTTATGTGGAATTTATTCCGTCCCTGGGTGTGGGGGTTCTGAAGGTTGTGCCGCTGGTGATTACCTCTCTGGCGTTTTCCCTGCTTTATTTTGCCGTGCCCAACCGCTATGTGCCCTTTCGCCATGCCCTGGCGGGCGGGGTGGCGGCTGGGCTGGGGCTGGGGTTGATGAGCAAGGGGTTCACCGCCTATATTCTGCATTTTTCCGGCTACACGCTGGTGTACGGTGCCTTCGCCAGCCTGCCGGTATTTCTGTTGTGGGTTTATCTGTCCTGGCTGGTGGTGGTGAGCGGGGCAGTGTTGGCCGCCTCGCTTCCTTACTGGCAAGGCGGCATGTGGCAGGTCGAGCGTACTGCCGGGCGGCGTTACTTCGATGCCCTGCGTATATTGCAGGCGCTGTGTCATGCCCAGCACCGCGGCGAGATTTTGAACCTGGCCGCTTTACAGCGTGAAACCCGGGTGGCGCTGGAAGAGCTGGAAAATATTCTGCTTCGCTTGCTTGATGCCCGCTGGGTGGCACGCACGGCTGGCCAGCGCTGGCTGCTGTCGGCCCACCCGGGCGACATTGCGGTGCGGGAAGTGTTTCGCCGTTTTGTGTTCAAACCGGATGATGATCTGCCCGCCGAAAGTGATGCAAATCTTGCTGCATTGAGCGGGCGTACCGCGGCCAGCCTGGAGCTGGCCCTGGCCGGCTCGCTGGAAGATTTGTGCGCTACCTCTGCCGTCCAAGAGAAGATGTAA